Proteins from a genomic interval of Streptomyces sp. NBC_01445:
- a CDS encoding carbohydrate kinase family protein codes for MRIAVTGSIATDHLMTFPGRFADQLVADQLHTVSLSFLVDNLDVRRGGVGANIAFGMGQLGTDPILVGAAGSDFDEYRAWLDRHGVDTASVRISEVLHTARFVCTTDVDHNQIGSFYTGAMSEARLIELQSVAERVGGLDLVLIGADDPEGMLRHTEECRSRSIPFAADFSQQIARMNGDEIRTLLDGATYLFSNEYEKGLIESKTGWTDEEILGKVGHRVTTLGSRGVRIEGVGEDPIEVGCAEEEAKVDPTGVGDAFRAGFLSGLAWGVGHERAAQVGCMLATLVIETLGTQEYQLRRGHFMDRFTKAYGHEAAAEVKEYLK; via the coding sequence GTGCGTATCGCAGTCACCGGTTCCATCGCCACCGACCACCTCATGACCTTCCCCGGCCGCTTCGCCGACCAGCTGGTCGCGGATCAGCTGCACACGGTCTCCCTCTCCTTCCTCGTCGACAACCTCGACGTCCGCCGGGGCGGTGTCGGCGCGAACATCGCGTTCGGCATGGGGCAGCTCGGCACGGACCCGATCCTGGTCGGCGCCGCGGGCTCCGACTTCGACGAGTACCGCGCCTGGCTCGACCGCCACGGCGTGGACACCGCCTCCGTGCGCATCTCCGAGGTCCTGCACACGGCCCGCTTCGTCTGCACCACGGACGTCGACCACAACCAGATCGGCTCCTTCTACACGGGCGCCATGAGCGAGGCCCGCCTCATCGAGCTGCAGTCCGTCGCCGAGCGCGTCGGCGGCCTCGACCTGGTCCTGATCGGCGCGGACGACCCGGAGGGCATGCTCCGTCACACGGAGGAGTGCCGCTCGCGTTCCATCCCGTTCGCCGCGGACTTCTCGCAGCAGATCGCCCGGATGAACGGCGACGAGATCCGCACGCTCCTGGACGGCGCCACGTACCTCTTCTCGAACGAGTACGAGAAGGGCCTCATCGAGAGCAAGACCGGCTGGACCGACGAGGAGATCCTCGGCAAGGTCGGCCACCGCGTCACGACCCTCGGCTCGCGCGGCGTCCGCATCGAGGGTGTCGGCGAGGACCCGATCGAGGTCGGCTGCGCGGAGGAGGAGGCCAAGGTCGACCCGACCGGCGTCGGCGACGCGTTCCGCGCGGGCTTCCTGTCCGGCCTGGCCTGGGGCGTCGGCCATGAGCGCGCCGCCCAGGTCGGCTGCATGCTCGCCACGCTGGTCATCGAGACCCTCGGCACGCAGGAGTACCAGCTGCGCCGCGGCCACTTCATGGACCGCTTCACCAAGGCGTACGGCCACGAGGCCGCGGCCGAGGTCAAGGAGTACCTGAAGTAG